One genomic segment of Chelmon rostratus isolate fCheRos1 chromosome 22, fCheRos1.pri, whole genome shotgun sequence includes these proteins:
- the sema3aa gene encoding semaphorin-3aa isoform X3: MLESSNLVTFNGLANSSSYDAFLLDEERGRLLVGAEDHIFSFDLVNINRDHRQIAWPATPSKRDECKWAGKDLGKECNNFIRVLQPYNQTHLYICGTGAFHPICAFLEMGKRAEDNIFRLSSHFENGRGKSPYDPKMLSASLLIDGELYSGTSADFMGRDFAIFRTLGDHHPIRTEQHDSRWLNDPRFIGVNLIPESDNPEDDKIFLFFKENAMDGEHTGKATIARIGQLCKNDMGGHRSLVNKWTTFLKARLMCSVPGVNGIDTHFDELQDVFLMSSKDPKNPVIYAVFTTSSNIFKGSAVCMYNMADIRRVFLGPYAHRDGPNYQWVPFQGRVPYPRPGTCPSKTFGGFDSTKDLPDDVITFARGHPAMYNPVHPIGGRPIMVRTDVDYQFSQLVVDRVEAEDGQYDVMFIGTDMGTVLKVVTIPRESWHDLEEVVLEEMTVFREPTPITAMELSTKQQQLYLGSALGVSQMSLHRCEVYGKACAECCLARDPYCAWDGTECSRYFPTAKRRTRRQDIRNGDPLSQCSDLQHHAEDVDGLGGSVEDRSVYGVENSSMFLECSPKSQRALIYWQLQRPNDDRKQEIKLDDRVLRTDQGLLIRSLSQSDTGIYHCQAVEHGFIQPLLRLNLQVIPTQKLGDILPGAGGGVGHSAKHRLWYRDFLSLLDHPDLNSVEEFCDRVWKKERKQKRVKTPGGSGQGKPDSAGGSNSALRPKAPNTQKQQASPPQSRPWLQAGAPTVEGLARNQNTQKGQQNLGMLSGQAPKNIQKTQNGQKGQGTAAGSQVAGGPRASSQHAAKWRRMQENKKGRNRRTHELQRPPRSV; the protein is encoded by the exons ATGTTAGAGTCCAGTAACCTCGTCACCTTCAACGGCTTGGCCAACAGCTCGAGCTACGACGCTTTCCTCCTGGACGAGGAGCGAGGGAGGCTACTGGTCGGGGCCGAGGACCACATCTTCTCGTTCGACCTCGTCAACATCAACAGAGACCACAGACAG ATCGCGTGGCCCGCCACCCCCTCCAAGAGGGATGAATGCAAGTGGGCAGGGAAAGACCTTGGG AAAGAGTGTAATAACTTCATCCGGGTCCTCCAACCATACAACCAGACCCATCTGTACATCTGTGGCACAGGAGCCTTCCACCCCATCTGTGCATTTCTGGAAATGGGCAAGAGGGCAGAG GACAACATCTTTCGACTGTCCTCACATTTCGAGAACGGCCGCGGGAAAAGCCCCTACGACCCCAAAATGCTCTCGGCCTCGCTTCTGATCG ATGGAGAGCTGTACTCTGGCACATCTGCTGATTTCATGGGAAGGGACTTTGCTATTTTCCGTACCCTGGGAGATCATCATCCAATCAGAACAGAGCAACATGATTCAAGATGGCTGaatg ACCCCAGGTTCATAGGTGTTAACTTGATCCCAGAAAGTGACAACCCTGAAGACGACAAGATCTTCCTGTTTTTCAAGGAGAACGCCATGGACGGAGAGCACACTGGCAAGGCCACCATCGCCCGGATAGGACAACTGTGTAAG AATGACATGGGAGGTCACAGGAGTCTGGTGAACAAGTGGACCACTTTCCTCAAGGCCCGGCTAATGTGCTCAGTGCCCGGGGTCAACGGCATCGACACGCACTTCGATGAGCTGC AGGACGTGTTTCTCATGAGCTCCAAGGACCCGAAGAATCCGGTTATCTACGCCGTATTCACCACATCCAG TAACATCTTTAAAGGCTCGGCGGTATGCATGTACAACATGGCAGACATCAGGAGGGTTTTCCTGGGGCCCTACGCCCACAGAGACGGACCCAACTACCAGTGGGTGCCTTTCCAAGGGAGGGTGCCCTATCCCCGCCCTGGCACC TGTCCTAGTAAGACTTTTGGAGGATTTGACTCCACCAAGGACCTCCCCGATGATGTCATCACCTTCGCCAGGGGTCACCCAGCCATGTACAACCCAGTGCACCCGATAGGTGGACGTCCCATCATGGTGCGGACAGATGTGGACTACCAGTTCTCCCAGCTGGTGGTGGACAGAGTGGAGGCGGAGGACGGACAGTACGACGTCATGTTCATCGGGACAG ACATGGGCACGGTGCTGAAGGTGGTGACGATCCCCAGAGAGAGCTGGCATGACCTGGAagaggtggtgctggaggagatGACCGTCTTTAGG GAGCCGACGCCCATTACTGCTATGGAGCTGTCCACCAAGCAG CAACAGCTGTACCTTGGCTCGGCCCTGGGCGTGTCGCAGATGTCTTTACACCGCTGCGAGGTGTACGGGAAAGCTTGCGCTGAGTGCTGCCTGGCCAGAGACCCGTACTGTGCCTGGGACGGCACCGAGTGCTCCAGATACTTCCCTACCGCCAAGAG GAGAACCAGACGACAGGACATCAGAAACGGAGACCCTCTCTCGCAGTGCTCAGACCTTCAGCATCACG CAGAAGACGTGGACGGCCTCGGAGGCAGCGTGGAGGACAGGAGTGTGTATGGCGTGGAGAACAGCAGCATGTTCCTGGAGTGCAGCCCCAAGTCTCAGAGGGCGCTGATTTACTGGCAGCTGCAGAGGCCCAACGACGATCGCAagcaggag ATCAAGCTGGATGACAGGGTGCTCCGCACAGACCAGGGCCTGCTCATACGCAGTCTGTCCCAGTCCGACACAGGTATCTACCACTGCCAGGCTGTGGAACACGGCTTCATCCAGCCTCTGCTGCGCCTCAACCTCCAGGTCATCCCCACGCAGAAACTGGGTGACATCCTGCCCGGTGCAGGAGGCGGGGTAGGTCACTCCGCAAAGCACAGGCTGTGGTATCGAGATTTCCTGTCTCTGCTGGACCACCCAGACCTAAACAGCGTGGAGGAGTTTTGCGATCGAGTTTGGAAGAAAGAGCGCAAACAGAAGAGGGTGAAGACGCCCGGGGGCAGCGGTCAGGGTAAACCTGACAGCGCCGGCGGTTCCAACTCTGCATTGCGGCCCAAAGCTCCCAACACCCAGAAGCAGCAGGCCAGTCCACCGCAGAGCCGGCCATGGCTCCAGGCTGGAGCTCCAACTGTGGAAGGGCTAGCACGGAACCAGAATACCCAGAAAGGCCAACAAAACCTGGGTATGTTGAGTGGCCAAGCACCCAAAAACATCCAGAAGACGCAAAACGGCCAGAAGGGGCAGGGCACCGCAGCCGGCTCTCAGGTCGCGGGGGGGCCTCGGGCGAGCAGCCAGCACGCGGCCAAGTGGAGACGGATGCAGGAAAATAAGAAGGGACGCAACAGGAGGACCCACGAGCTTCAAAGACCCCCACGTAGCGTTtga
- the sema3aa gene encoding semaphorin-3aa isoform X2, producing the protein MDYLFGIVVLLCGAVQPGRGAEPKHNVPRLKLSYKEMLESSNLVTFNGLANSSSYDAFLLDEERGRLLVGAEDHIFSFDLVNINRDHRQIAWPATPSKRDECKWAGKDLGKECNNFIRVLQPYNQTHLYICGTGAFHPICAFLEMGKRAEDNIFRLSSHFENGRGKSPYDPKMLSASLLIDGELYSGTSADFMGRDFAIFRTLGDHHPIRTEQHDSRWLNDPRFIGVNLIPESDNPEDDKIFLFFKENAMDGEHTGKATIARIGQLCKNDMGGHRSLVNKWTTFLKARLMCSVPGVNGIDTHFDELQDVFLMSSKDPKNPVIYAVFTTSSNIFKGSAVCMYNMADIRRVFLGPYAHRDGPNYQWVPFQGRVPYPRPGTCPSKTFGGFDSTKDLPDDVITFARGHPAMYNPVHPIGGRPIMVRTDVDYQFSQLVVDRVEAEDGQYDVMFIGTDMGTVLKVVTIPRESWHDLEEVVLEEMTVFREPTPITAMELSTKQQQLYLGSALGVSQMSLHRCEVYGKACAECCLARDPYCAWDGTECSRYFPTAKRRTRRQDIRNGDPLSQCSDLQHHEDVDGLGGSVEDRSVYGVENSSMFLECSPKSQRALIYWQLQRPNDDRKQEIKLDDRVLRTDQGLLIRSLSQSDTGIYHCQAVEHGFIQPLLRLNLQVIPTQKLGDILPGAGGGVGHSAKHRLWYRDFLSLLDHPDLNSVEEFCDRVWKKERKQKRVKTPGGSGQGKPDSAGGSNSALRPKAPNTQKQQASPPQSRPWLQAGAPTVEGLARNQNTQKGQQNLGMLSGQAPKNIQKTQNGQKGQGTAAGSQVAGGPRASSQHAAKWRRMQENKKGRNRRTHELQRPPRSV; encoded by the exons ATGGATTACCTGTTTGGGATTGTAGTGCTGCTGTGCGGGGCGGTGCAGCCGGGGAGAGGTGCTGAGCCCAAGCACAACGTGCCCAGGCTAAAGCTGTCATACAAGG aGATGTTAGAGTCCAGTAACCTCGTCACCTTCAACGGCTTGGCCAACAGCTCGAGCTACGACGCTTTCCTCCTGGACGAGGAGCGAGGGAGGCTACTGGTCGGGGCCGAGGACCACATCTTCTCGTTCGACCTCGTCAACATCAACAGAGACCACAGACAG ATCGCGTGGCCCGCCACCCCCTCCAAGAGGGATGAATGCAAGTGGGCAGGGAAAGACCTTGGG AAAGAGTGTAATAACTTCATCCGGGTCCTCCAACCATACAACCAGACCCATCTGTACATCTGTGGCACAGGAGCCTTCCACCCCATCTGTGCATTTCTGGAAATGGGCAAGAGGGCAGAG GACAACATCTTTCGACTGTCCTCACATTTCGAGAACGGCCGCGGGAAAAGCCCCTACGACCCCAAAATGCTCTCGGCCTCGCTTCTGATCG ATGGAGAGCTGTACTCTGGCACATCTGCTGATTTCATGGGAAGGGACTTTGCTATTTTCCGTACCCTGGGAGATCATCATCCAATCAGAACAGAGCAACATGATTCAAGATGGCTGaatg ACCCCAGGTTCATAGGTGTTAACTTGATCCCAGAAAGTGACAACCCTGAAGACGACAAGATCTTCCTGTTTTTCAAGGAGAACGCCATGGACGGAGAGCACACTGGCAAGGCCACCATCGCCCGGATAGGACAACTGTGTAAG AATGACATGGGAGGTCACAGGAGTCTGGTGAACAAGTGGACCACTTTCCTCAAGGCCCGGCTAATGTGCTCAGTGCCCGGGGTCAACGGCATCGACACGCACTTCGATGAGCTGC AGGACGTGTTTCTCATGAGCTCCAAGGACCCGAAGAATCCGGTTATCTACGCCGTATTCACCACATCCAG TAACATCTTTAAAGGCTCGGCGGTATGCATGTACAACATGGCAGACATCAGGAGGGTTTTCCTGGGGCCCTACGCCCACAGAGACGGACCCAACTACCAGTGGGTGCCTTTCCAAGGGAGGGTGCCCTATCCCCGCCCTGGCACC TGTCCTAGTAAGACTTTTGGAGGATTTGACTCCACCAAGGACCTCCCCGATGATGTCATCACCTTCGCCAGGGGTCACCCAGCCATGTACAACCCAGTGCACCCGATAGGTGGACGTCCCATCATGGTGCGGACAGATGTGGACTACCAGTTCTCCCAGCTGGTGGTGGACAGAGTGGAGGCGGAGGACGGACAGTACGACGTCATGTTCATCGGGACAG ACATGGGCACGGTGCTGAAGGTGGTGACGATCCCCAGAGAGAGCTGGCATGACCTGGAagaggtggtgctggaggagatGACCGTCTTTAGG GAGCCGACGCCCATTACTGCTATGGAGCTGTCCACCAAGCAG CAACAGCTGTACCTTGGCTCGGCCCTGGGCGTGTCGCAGATGTCTTTACACCGCTGCGAGGTGTACGGGAAAGCTTGCGCTGAGTGCTGCCTGGCCAGAGACCCGTACTGTGCCTGGGACGGCACCGAGTGCTCCAGATACTTCCCTACCGCCAAGAG GAGAACCAGACGACAGGACATCAGAAACGGAGACCCTCTCTCGCAGTGCTCAGACCTTCAGCATCACG AAGACGTGGACGGCCTCGGAGGCAGCGTGGAGGACAGGAGTGTGTATGGCGTGGAGAACAGCAGCATGTTCCTGGAGTGCAGCCCCAAGTCTCAGAGGGCGCTGATTTACTGGCAGCTGCAGAGGCCCAACGACGATCGCAagcaggag ATCAAGCTGGATGACAGGGTGCTCCGCACAGACCAGGGCCTGCTCATACGCAGTCTGTCCCAGTCCGACACAGGTATCTACCACTGCCAGGCTGTGGAACACGGCTTCATCCAGCCTCTGCTGCGCCTCAACCTCCAGGTCATCCCCACGCAGAAACTGGGTGACATCCTGCCCGGTGCAGGAGGCGGGGTAGGTCACTCCGCAAAGCACAGGCTGTGGTATCGAGATTTCCTGTCTCTGCTGGACCACCCAGACCTAAACAGCGTGGAGGAGTTTTGCGATCGAGTTTGGAAGAAAGAGCGCAAACAGAAGAGGGTGAAGACGCCCGGGGGCAGCGGTCAGGGTAAACCTGACAGCGCCGGCGGTTCCAACTCTGCATTGCGGCCCAAAGCTCCCAACACCCAGAAGCAGCAGGCCAGTCCACCGCAGAGCCGGCCATGGCTCCAGGCTGGAGCTCCAACTGTGGAAGGGCTAGCACGGAACCAGAATACCCAGAAAGGCCAACAAAACCTGGGTATGTTGAGTGGCCAAGCACCCAAAAACATCCAGAAGACGCAAAACGGCCAGAAGGGGCAGGGCACCGCAGCCGGCTCTCAGGTCGCGGGGGGGCCTCGGGCGAGCAGCCAGCACGCGGCCAAGTGGAGACGGATGCAGGAAAATAAGAAGGGACGCAACAGGAGGACCCACGAGCTTCAAAGACCCCCACGTAGCGTTtga
- the sema3aa gene encoding semaphorin-3aa isoform X1: MDYLFGIVVLLCGAVQPGRGAEPKHNVPRLKLSYKEMLESSNLVTFNGLANSSSYDAFLLDEERGRLLVGAEDHIFSFDLVNINRDHRQIAWPATPSKRDECKWAGKDLGKECNNFIRVLQPYNQTHLYICGTGAFHPICAFLEMGKRAEDNIFRLSSHFENGRGKSPYDPKMLSASLLIDGELYSGTSADFMGRDFAIFRTLGDHHPIRTEQHDSRWLNDPRFIGVNLIPESDNPEDDKIFLFFKENAMDGEHTGKATIARIGQLCKNDMGGHRSLVNKWTTFLKARLMCSVPGVNGIDTHFDELQDVFLMSSKDPKNPVIYAVFTTSSNIFKGSAVCMYNMADIRRVFLGPYAHRDGPNYQWVPFQGRVPYPRPGTCPSKTFGGFDSTKDLPDDVITFARGHPAMYNPVHPIGGRPIMVRTDVDYQFSQLVVDRVEAEDGQYDVMFIGTDMGTVLKVVTIPRESWHDLEEVVLEEMTVFREPTPITAMELSTKQQQLYLGSALGVSQMSLHRCEVYGKACAECCLARDPYCAWDGTECSRYFPTAKRRTRRQDIRNGDPLSQCSDLQHHAEDVDGLGGSVEDRSVYGVENSSMFLECSPKSQRALIYWQLQRPNDDRKQEIKLDDRVLRTDQGLLIRSLSQSDTGIYHCQAVEHGFIQPLLRLNLQVIPTQKLGDILPGAGGGVGHSAKHRLWYRDFLSLLDHPDLNSVEEFCDRVWKKERKQKRVKTPGGSGQGKPDSAGGSNSALRPKAPNTQKQQASPPQSRPWLQAGAPTVEGLARNQNTQKGQQNLGMLSGQAPKNIQKTQNGQKGQGTAAGSQVAGGPRASSQHAAKWRRMQENKKGRNRRTHELQRPPRSV; encoded by the exons ATGGATTACCTGTTTGGGATTGTAGTGCTGCTGTGCGGGGCGGTGCAGCCGGGGAGAGGTGCTGAGCCCAAGCACAACGTGCCCAGGCTAAAGCTGTCATACAAGG aGATGTTAGAGTCCAGTAACCTCGTCACCTTCAACGGCTTGGCCAACAGCTCGAGCTACGACGCTTTCCTCCTGGACGAGGAGCGAGGGAGGCTACTGGTCGGGGCCGAGGACCACATCTTCTCGTTCGACCTCGTCAACATCAACAGAGACCACAGACAG ATCGCGTGGCCCGCCACCCCCTCCAAGAGGGATGAATGCAAGTGGGCAGGGAAAGACCTTGGG AAAGAGTGTAATAACTTCATCCGGGTCCTCCAACCATACAACCAGACCCATCTGTACATCTGTGGCACAGGAGCCTTCCACCCCATCTGTGCATTTCTGGAAATGGGCAAGAGGGCAGAG GACAACATCTTTCGACTGTCCTCACATTTCGAGAACGGCCGCGGGAAAAGCCCCTACGACCCCAAAATGCTCTCGGCCTCGCTTCTGATCG ATGGAGAGCTGTACTCTGGCACATCTGCTGATTTCATGGGAAGGGACTTTGCTATTTTCCGTACCCTGGGAGATCATCATCCAATCAGAACAGAGCAACATGATTCAAGATGGCTGaatg ACCCCAGGTTCATAGGTGTTAACTTGATCCCAGAAAGTGACAACCCTGAAGACGACAAGATCTTCCTGTTTTTCAAGGAGAACGCCATGGACGGAGAGCACACTGGCAAGGCCACCATCGCCCGGATAGGACAACTGTGTAAG AATGACATGGGAGGTCACAGGAGTCTGGTGAACAAGTGGACCACTTTCCTCAAGGCCCGGCTAATGTGCTCAGTGCCCGGGGTCAACGGCATCGACACGCACTTCGATGAGCTGC AGGACGTGTTTCTCATGAGCTCCAAGGACCCGAAGAATCCGGTTATCTACGCCGTATTCACCACATCCAG TAACATCTTTAAAGGCTCGGCGGTATGCATGTACAACATGGCAGACATCAGGAGGGTTTTCCTGGGGCCCTACGCCCACAGAGACGGACCCAACTACCAGTGGGTGCCTTTCCAAGGGAGGGTGCCCTATCCCCGCCCTGGCACC TGTCCTAGTAAGACTTTTGGAGGATTTGACTCCACCAAGGACCTCCCCGATGATGTCATCACCTTCGCCAGGGGTCACCCAGCCATGTACAACCCAGTGCACCCGATAGGTGGACGTCCCATCATGGTGCGGACAGATGTGGACTACCAGTTCTCCCAGCTGGTGGTGGACAGAGTGGAGGCGGAGGACGGACAGTACGACGTCATGTTCATCGGGACAG ACATGGGCACGGTGCTGAAGGTGGTGACGATCCCCAGAGAGAGCTGGCATGACCTGGAagaggtggtgctggaggagatGACCGTCTTTAGG GAGCCGACGCCCATTACTGCTATGGAGCTGTCCACCAAGCAG CAACAGCTGTACCTTGGCTCGGCCCTGGGCGTGTCGCAGATGTCTTTACACCGCTGCGAGGTGTACGGGAAAGCTTGCGCTGAGTGCTGCCTGGCCAGAGACCCGTACTGTGCCTGGGACGGCACCGAGTGCTCCAGATACTTCCCTACCGCCAAGAG GAGAACCAGACGACAGGACATCAGAAACGGAGACCCTCTCTCGCAGTGCTCAGACCTTCAGCATCACG CAGAAGACGTGGACGGCCTCGGAGGCAGCGTGGAGGACAGGAGTGTGTATGGCGTGGAGAACAGCAGCATGTTCCTGGAGTGCAGCCCCAAGTCTCAGAGGGCGCTGATTTACTGGCAGCTGCAGAGGCCCAACGACGATCGCAagcaggag ATCAAGCTGGATGACAGGGTGCTCCGCACAGACCAGGGCCTGCTCATACGCAGTCTGTCCCAGTCCGACACAGGTATCTACCACTGCCAGGCTGTGGAACACGGCTTCATCCAGCCTCTGCTGCGCCTCAACCTCCAGGTCATCCCCACGCAGAAACTGGGTGACATCCTGCCCGGTGCAGGAGGCGGGGTAGGTCACTCCGCAAAGCACAGGCTGTGGTATCGAGATTTCCTGTCTCTGCTGGACCACCCAGACCTAAACAGCGTGGAGGAGTTTTGCGATCGAGTTTGGAAGAAAGAGCGCAAACAGAAGAGGGTGAAGACGCCCGGGGGCAGCGGTCAGGGTAAACCTGACAGCGCCGGCGGTTCCAACTCTGCATTGCGGCCCAAAGCTCCCAACACCCAGAAGCAGCAGGCCAGTCCACCGCAGAGCCGGCCATGGCTCCAGGCTGGAGCTCCAACTGTGGAAGGGCTAGCACGGAACCAGAATACCCAGAAAGGCCAACAAAACCTGGGTATGTTGAGTGGCCAAGCACCCAAAAACATCCAGAAGACGCAAAACGGCCAGAAGGGGCAGGGCACCGCAGCCGGCTCTCAGGTCGCGGGGGGGCCTCGGGCGAGCAGCCAGCACGCGGCCAAGTGGAGACGGATGCAGGAAAATAAGAAGGGACGCAACAGGAGGACCCACGAGCTTCAAAGACCCCCACGTAGCGTTtga